The Opitutaceae bacterium nucleotide sequence GAGACATTTCGCTGGTTGAAGCCGCGGACGTTGACCCGTGCGTCACCGGCGCCTCCGCTGTCGGTCGTCGCGTAGACTGACGGCGTCGTGTTCAGCACCAGCGGGATATCTCGGGAGCCCAACTCGGCCGCGATGGTCTCCTTCGACATTTCGGTAAAGGCCACCGGCGTCTCGCCGGGAATGGCCTGATCGGAGAACGTTTTCATGCTGGTGACCTCGAAAGCCTCGAGTTCGACCACCGGAGATTCGGGTTCGGTCGAGGCGGAAGCGGCCTCTTGGGCGTGCAGACCGGCCCAGCCGGTAGCGACGGTCGCGAACAGACCAATCGTGTTCTTCAGATTCATTCGGATTCAGGTTCGTTTGTGGTTTGCCTTCCGGCATCCCGAAGCGCACCGCGCGCATATCTGAATGCCGGGGTAGGCTCGAAGATTTGCGGGATCATCGGCCGGGATCAATGTCGCTTTTTGATTGTGAACAACTTTATTGGCCGAATTGACACTCCTGTAACCCGGAGGTGGTTGAACGCCGGGGACGGGAGGGCATCCAGGACTGGCGCGACAGCTCAGGACCAGCCCGGATCAAGAGTTTTCCTGATCGCCCATCCCCGGAAATGTGGGTGGAGCGAAGCTGGATGTTCTACCCGGGTGGGGATTCGGTTCGGCTCGGCGGGAAGTCAGTCTTCCTTCGGGCCCGGAGCCTTCAGCTCGGTCTCGGGCGGGGCTTTGGTCTTCTCGGCCGCGATTCCCACGACGACGAATTCCATCGAGCCCACATCGTCCATGCCGAGGTTTCCGGTCAGAACGGCGGTTATCTGCTGGCGCAGCCGATCCGAGAAATCGCGAATCCGTGCGGATTCGCGGAGTTGCAGCTGGATCCGTGTCTGCATGCGCCCGCCGCTTGTGCCCACCGCAACTTTGGCGCGGACAATTTCCGGAAACGATTCGCAGGTCCGGGCGATGACATCTTCAAGGGCCTTTCGGGCGATGGTGACGGATCCGTTGTCCGCGGTAAAGGCGGTCACCCGGTTCTTGGGGCGGCGGATCATCGACCAGAGAAGAACCACGAAGAACGCGGTGCAGAACGCAAAGATGACAATCGTCAGGTAGATGTCCGGTATTGCGGCGATCATGATTTGGGGAACGGGGAAGGCGATTGCCGTCCCCGTCGGAGAGCGGTCAATTGCTGTCGGCGTGGTCCTGGGATTCCCAGTCGTCGCTCCGGTCGGAACCGGACTTGGCGGCCGCGGATGGCATCTTGACTCCCTCGATGACCACATCGACCCGTTCAACCGGTTTTCCGGTCATGGTCGTGACCTGTTTGCTGACGGCAAGCTGGACTTCATAGGCCGTCTTGGCCAGTTCGGTGCCGAATTCCATGATGACCCGCAGCTCAATCAGGTAGTTGCCGTGTTCATTCTCGCTGACCCGGACTCCTCGATCGGATTCCTTCTTGGAGAAAAGATCGGCGATGCCGTCGACGAAGCCGCCTCCCACACCGCTGACGCCGTTGATCTCTAGAGCGGCAAGGCGGACGATGCTGGCGACGACGGTATGGTTGACCTTGATATCGCCCAGGGAAACCTGGTCGTCGGTGCCTTCGGGGTAGAGTTCCTGGTTTTGCATATTCGATTCAGATGGATTGGAGTTGAGTTGTCCTCAAAAGAGGTCGGTCGGCGTGCGGTTGAGGAATTCCTGGACGTAGCCGGTGTTGACCTTGCCGGCGCAGAAGGTTGGATCGCTGAGGATCGCCTTGTGAAGAGGAATGGTCGTCTTGACGCCGCGGATGATGTATTCGCTGAGCGCCCGGTACATTCGTTCAATGGCAATCTGGCGGTTGGCGCCGTAGGAGATGAGTTTGCCGATCATGCTGTCGTAGTAGGGCGGTATTGTATAGCCGCCATAGACGTGGGAGTCAACCCGCACCCCGTTACCTCCGGGGGCGTAGTAGAGATCGATCGTTCCGGGTGAGGGTTTGAAGTTGTTGGCGGGGTCCTCGGCATTGATCCGGCATTCGATGGCGTGCCGGTTGAAATGAATCTTGCGCTGGTCGAAGCCGAGGGGCTCGCCCGAGGCGATCCGGATCTGCTCCTTGATCAGATCGATTCCGGTGACTTCCTCGGTGACGGGATGCTCGACCTGGATCCGCGTGTTCATTTCAATAAAGAAGAAGTTGCCCGAGGCATCCACCAGGAACTCGACCGTGCCGGCATTCTCGTAGGCGGCCGCCTCGGCGGCATTGGTGGCCGCCTTGCCCATCTTCTTTCGGAGGTCCGCGGTCAGGAAGGGCGAGGGGGCCTCTTCGATCAGCTTCTGGTGCCGGCGCTGGACGGAACAGTCCCGCTCCCCGAGGTGGACCACTTTCCCGTGGGAATCGGCCAGGATCTGGAATTCGATGTGACGCGGGTCCTGGATGTACTTCTCCACATAGACCGATCCGTCGCCGAACGCCTTCTCGGCTTCGCCACGGGCGGCATGGAACTCCTTGGCGAAGCTGACGTCATTGTGGGCGATGCGCATCCCCCGGCCGCCGCCGCCGGCCACCGCCTTGATGATGACCGGATAACCGATCTTGCGGGCGACTTTGACGGCGGCGGCCTCCGTCTCGACGGGTCCGTCGCTTCCGGGAACGATCGGAACCCCCGCCTTGCGGACGGTGTCTTTGGCCACCGCCTTGTCGCCCATCATGCGGATGCAGGTCGAACGCGGGCCGATGAACTTGATATTGCAGGATTCGCACTGCTCGGCGAAATCGGCGTTTTCCGAGAGGAAGCCGTAGCCCGGATGGATGGCATCCACATCGGCGATCTCGGCCGCACTTAGAATGCGGTCGGCCTTCAGGTAGCTCATCCCGCTGGGCCCCGGGCCGATGCAGATCGCCTCGTCTGCCAGTTGCACGTGGAGAGACTCGATGTCCGGCTCGGAATAGACCGCGAGCGTCTTGATGCCGAGCTCGCGGCAGGCGCGCACAATTCGAAGGGCGATTTCGCCGCGGTTGGCGATGAGGATCTTCTGCATGGAAGGTAGGATGGGCCGGGAGAGACCGGGAGAGGCGCCTGACTCCGGCGCCGGATGTGATCGACGGAAGAAAAACCCGGATCAGTTGGTTTTGACTCGGAAAAGACGCTGGCCGTACTCCACGGGTTGACCGTTCTCGACAAGGATCTCGAGCACAACCCCGCGGATCTCGGCCTGGATCTCGTTCATGATCTTCATCGCCTCGATGATGCAGACGATGGAGCTTTCCTCGACCCGCTGATTGACCTCGGTGAAAGGAGGGCTTTCCGGCGAGGACGAGCTGTAGAAGGTGCCGACCATGGGCGACTTGATGTAGGCGATCCCGGGTTCATCCGCCGGGGCGGCCGCCGGGGGCGGGTGGGCCGGAGAAAGAGCCGGCTGGGGGTGGGCCGGGGGCGCGGGGGGCGGGCCGGACATGACGATCTGGGGGGCGGCGCCCTCCCGGCGGATCTTCAGCTTGAAGTTCTGCTCCTCGACGGAGAACTCCGTCAAATCGGAGCGCTTCATCAGGTCGATGATCTGTTTGATTTCTTTGAGATCCAAAGGATGCCTTGGTTTGGGATTCAGCCCTCTCTCGGGGAGCCGTCCTTTCAAAGGGAATTCGCGGAGGGTGGCAATCCCTGAATTCCGGGCGTTCCGGTCCCCGAGGGAAGCGGAGGCGGGGGTGGGGTGTCCGGAGCTTTGTATCCGGTTAATGATGACGCCGGGCGGCCCCCGGCCGGCCGGTTCGCGGCGGCGAATCGAAAGTCCCGTGATTTTTTTGAAAAAAACGCTTGCGCCGGCCCCGAGCCTCACCACTGTCCGATCTCCTTCAGGCCTCCATCGGTTGTCAGTGCAAACGAATGGGGTCGGGAGTCCGGTTCTCTTCCAGTTCATTTTTCTCGAAAAATCTTTGCGAGAAAGCTTGACGGAGCATTTCCGGACTGCTTTGGTTAAAGGCTTTCCCTTTGGGGAAGACCGTTCTTTGAAATTTACTTTGTGCGATCGATTTGACCCCAAGTCAAATTGAGAAAACCGTTGATGTGTAACAACATCAACAATAGTAGTTCATGAATCCTAGGATTCATAAATCTTCGAAATTCTTTTCGGAGAGTTTGATCCTGGCTCAGAATGAACGCTGGCGGCGTGGTTAAGACATGCAAGTCGAACGGGATCTCCTGAAGGGTAACCGGATGGAGTGAGAGTGGCGAACGGGTGCGTAACACGTGAAGAACTTACCCTTATGTGGGGGATAGCTCGGGGAAACTCGAATTAATACCGCATACGGTTCCTGGTCACCTGGCCGGGATACCAAAGCTGGGGCTCCGCAAGGACCTGGCGCATAGGGAGGGCTTCGCGGCCTATCAGCTTGTTGGTGAGGTAACGGCTCACCAAGGCTAAGACGGGTAGCTGGTCTGAGAGGACGATCAGCCACACTGGAACTGAGACACGGTCCAGACACCTACGGGTGGCAGCAGTTTCGAATCATTCACAATGGGCGAAAGCCTGATGGTGCAACGCCGCGTGGGGGACGAAGGTCTTCGGATTGTAAACCCCTGTCACCAAGGACTAAATGGCATTCGTTAATAGCGGGTGCCTTGAATTAACTTGGAGAGGAAGCAGTGGCTAACTCTGTGCCAGCAGCCGCGGTAATACAGAGACTGCAAGCGTTATTCGGATTCACTGGGCGTAAAGGGTGCGCAGGCGGCCAGGTGTGTCAGGTGTGAAAGCTCGAGGCTCAACCTCGAAATTGCGCCTGAAACTATCTGGCTAGAGTATCGGAGAGGGAAGCGGAATTCATGGTGTAGCAGTGAAATGCGTAGATATCATGAGGAACACCAGAGGCGAAGGCGGCTTCCTGGACGATTACTGACGCTCAGGCACGAAAGCGTGGGGAGCGAAAGGGATTAGATACCCCTGTAGTCCACGCCCTAAACGGTGCATACTAGGTGTTGGCGGATTCGATCCCGCCAGCGCCCCAGCTAACGCGTTAAGTATGCCGCCTGAGGACTACGGCCGCAAGGCTAAAACTCAAAGGAATTGACGGGGGCCCGCACAAGCGGTGGAGCATGTGGCTTAATTCGATGCAACGCGAAGAACCTTACCTGGCCTTGACATGCAGTGGACCGGCGTTGAAAGGCGCCTTCTCTTCGGAGCCGCTGCACAGGTGCTGCATGGCTGTCGTCAGCTCGTGTCGTGAGATGTTTGGTTAAGTCCAGCAACGAGCGCAACCCCTGTCGCTAGTTACCATCATTCAGTTGGGCACTCTAGCGAGACAAACCCTTTTTAAGGGTGGGAAGGTGGGGACGACGTCAAGTCAGTATGGCCCTTACGGCCAGGGCTGCACACGTGCTACAATGCCCGGTACAGAGGGACGCAATACCGCGAGGTGGAGCAAATCCTGAAAACCGGGCCCAGTTCAGATTGAAGTCTGCAACTCGACTTCATGAAGTTGGAATCGCTAGTAATGGCGCATCAGCTACGGCGCCGTGAATACGTTCCCGGGCCTTGTACACACCGCCCGTCACGTCATGAAAGCCGGTTTTGCCCGAAGTGTGTTTGCCAACCCGCAAGGGAGGCGATACCCTAAGGTGAGGCTGGTGATTGGGACGAAGTCGTAACAAGGTAGCCGTAGGGGAACCTGCGGCTGGATCACCTCCTTTCTAAGGAGAAACCAAGTCCCGCTCCGGCGGGGTGAGGTTAAGGTCGAAATCCCGATTTTCGGATCGGGATCGACGTGGGGAATGGTCGATCGCACAAAGTAAATTTTAAAGAGCAGCGTTCTTTGGACAGATTATCGTTCAGACTGGGGTCGTAGCTCAGTTGGAAGAGCACCTGCTTTGCAAGCAGGGGGTCGTCGGTTCGAACCCGTCCGACTCCACCACTCTCCAGCCGGGCATGGACGACCGCCTTGGCCAATGGGCTCATAGCTCAGTTGGTTAGAGCACACGCTTGATAAGCGTGGGGTCGGTGGTTCAAGTCCACCTGGGCCCACCAGGTCGGTTCCGCCGGGAACCTCAATTTTGGTCGGGCAGGGTCGGAACGCAGCTCTGAAACGAACACTTTCGTTCTTTGACAGTTTAGGGTAAGTTAAAATTAGTGGGTAAAACAAGCGCCTGGAAAGGCGTCTGCAATTCAAACTAAAGAAAGCAACTGGTGGATGCCTTGGCGTCATCAGGCGACGAAGGACGTGGCAAGCTGCGAAAAGCTTCGGGGAGCGGCAAACACGCTTTGATCCGGAGATGTCCGAATGGGGAAACCCGGTCTCGCGAAATCGAGATCACTCCAGGTTGAATACATAGGCCTGGTAGAGCAATACGCGGTGAAGTGAAACATCTCAGTAACCGCAGGAAAAGAAAGAGAATCGATTCCGTAAGTAGTGGCGAGCGAACGCGGAATAGCCCAAACCAGAGGGATTTATCCCCCTGGGGTTGTAGGACCATGACGTGGTATTTCAACGGTTAGACGAACGGTCTGGAAAGACCGGCCAAAGAGGGTGACAGCCCCGTATTCGAAAACCCGCGAAAGCCTAGTGGTATCCTGAGTAGCACCGGACACGTGAAACCCGGTGTGAATCCACGCCGACCACGGCGTAAGGCTAAATACTCGATGACGACCGATAGTGAACTAGTACCGCGAGGGAAAGGTGAAAAGTACCCCTGTTAGGGGAGTGAAATAGTACCTGAAACCAGTTGCTGACAAGTCAGTAGGAGCTCCGATTCGTCGGGGTGACTGCCTGCCTTTTGTATAATGAGTCTGCGAGTTATTGTCTTTAGCGAGCCTAAGTCTCTCAGAGATGGAGGCGCAGCGAAAGCGAGTCCGAATAGGGCGACTAGTTGTAGGCAATAGACCCGAAGCGGAGGTGATCTAACCATGGCCAGGATGAAGCTTCAGTAAAATGAAGTGGAGGTCCGAACCGGTGTACCTTGAGAAGTGCTCGGATGAGCTGTGGTTAGGAGCGAAAGACTAATCAAACCCCGTGATAGCTGGTTCTTTCCGAAATATATTGAGGTATAGCGTCGAATGCTGACCAACGGAGGTAGAGCACTGAATGAGCTAGGGCCCGAACCCGGGTACCGAACTCAATCAAACTCCGAATGCCGTTGGGTGAAGTTCGGCAGTCAGACGGCGGGTGATAACGTTCGTCGTCGAGAGGGAAACAACCCAGACCATCGATTAAGGTCCCTAAATATCGCTCAGTGGACAAGGATGTAAATTTGCTTAGACAATGGGGATGTTGGCTTAGAGGCAGCCACCATTTAAACAGTGCGTAATAGCTGACCCATCGAGCGAATTCGCGCCGAAAATGATCGGGACTCAAGCGATATACCGAAATCATGGGTGCACCCTTCGGGGTGTGCAGTAGGAAAGCGTTCCAACAGGATTGAAGCGGAAGCGGCAAGCAACCGTGGACCGGTTGGAAGTGAGAA carries:
- a CDS encoding Asp23/Gls24 family envelope stress response protein; protein product: MQNQELYPEGTDDQVSLGDIKVNHTVVASIVRLAALEINGVSGVGGGFVDGIADLFSKKESDRGVRVSENEHGNYLIELRVIMEFGTELAKTAYEVQLAVSKQVTTMTGKPVERVDVVIEGVKMPSAAAKSGSDRSDDWESQDHADSN
- the accC gene encoding acetyl-CoA carboxylase biotin carboxylase subunit; this translates as MQKILIANRGEIALRIVRACRELGIKTLAVYSEPDIESLHVQLADEAICIGPGPSGMSYLKADRILSAAEIADVDAIHPGYGFLSENADFAEQCESCNIKFIGPRSTCIRMMGDKAVAKDTVRKAGVPIVPGSDGPVETEAAAVKVARKIGYPVIIKAVAGGGGRGMRIAHNDVSFAKEFHAARGEAEKAFGDGSVYVEKYIQDPRHIEFQILADSHGKVVHLGERDCSVQRRHQKLIEEAPSPFLTADLRKKMGKAATNAAEAAAYENAGTVEFLVDASGNFFFIEMNTRIQVEHPVTEEVTGIDLIKEQIRIASGEPLGFDQRKIHFNRHAIECRINAEDPANNFKPSPGTIDLYYAPGGNGVRVDSHVYGGYTIPPYYDSMIGKLISYGANRQIAIERMYRALSEYIIRGVKTTIPLHKAILSDPTFCAGKVNTGYVQEFLNRTPTDLF
- the accB gene encoding acetyl-CoA carboxylase biotin carboxyl carrier protein, whose protein sequence is MDLKEIKQIIDLMKRSDLTEFSVEEQNFKLKIRREGAAPQIVMSGPPPAPPAHPQPALSPAHPPPAAAPADEPGIAYIKSPMVGTFYSSSSPESPPFTEVNQRVEESSIVCIIEAMKIMNEIQAEIRGVVLEILVENGQPVEYGQRLFRVKTN